In Scophthalmus maximus strain ysfricsl-2021 chromosome 21, ASM2237912v1, whole genome shotgun sequence, one genomic interval encodes:
- the hgd gene encoding homogentisate 1,2-dioxygenase: MSGLKYLSGFGNELSSEDPRCPGSLPEGQNNPQVCPYGLYAEQLSGSAFTCPRPANKRSWFYRILPSVKHKPFTAAPCGNLSENWDEVEPDPNQLRWLPFTIPRPTEKKVDFVAGLHTVCGAGDARSRNGIGIHVYTCNTSMVDRCFNNSDGDFLIVPQQGEILITTEFGKMMVEPNEICVIQQGMRFSVDVFGQTRGYILEVYGAHFELPDLGPIGANGLANPRDFLCPVAWYEDRQVATGFTVINKYQGKLFACQQDFSPFNVVAWHGNYTPYKYNLENFMVINCVAFDHADPSIFTVLTAKSTRPGVAIADFVIFPPRWGVADRTFRPPYYHRNCMSEFMGLIKGHYEAKEEGFQPGGASLHSIMTPHGPDGECFEKCSTAELKPERVAEGTMAFMFESSFSMAVTKWGLQTCQRLDKSYYQCWETLRSHFDPNWKPSKK; this comes from the exons ATGTCTGGACTCAAG TACCTAAGCGGTTTTGGGAACGAGTTGTCCTCTGAAGACCCTCGCTGTCCTGGGTCGTTACCTGAGGGACAG AACAATCCCCAGGTGTGTCCCTACGGCCTCTATGCAGAGCAGCTCTCTGGCTCTGCTTTCACCTGCCCACGACCAGCCAACAAGAGGAG ctggTTTTACCGCATCCTCCCATCCGTCAAACATAAGCCTTTCACCGCGGCGCCGTGTGGGAATCTATCAGAGAACTGGGATGAAGTGGAGCCTGATCCCAACCAG CTGCGATGGCTGCCTTTCACCATCCCCAGACCGACAGAGAAGAAAGTGGATTTCGTGGCT GGTCTGCACACTGTCTGTGGTGCGGGGGATGCCAGATCTCGCAATGGCATTGGCATCCACGTGTACACTTGCAACACTTCCATGGTTGACAG GTGCTTCAACAACTCAGATGGAGACTTTCTGATTG TCCCCCAGCAGGGTGAGATCTTGATCACCACAGAGTTTGGGAAGATGATGGTGGAGCCGAACGAGATCTGTGTCATCCAG caAGGGATGCGCTTCAGTGTGGATGTGTTCGGACAAACCCGAGGTTATATACTGGAGGTGTACGGAGCCCACTTTGAGCTCCCTGACCTGGGACCCATAG GAGCCAATGGTCTGGCCAACCCAAGAGATTTCCTGTGTCCGGTTGCCTGGTATGAAGATCGCCAAGTGGCCACAGGCTTCACCGTCATCAACAAGTACCAGGGGAAGCTCTTTGCCTGCCAACAG GATTTCTCTCCTTTCAACGTGGTCGCCTGGCACGGCAACTACACACCTTACAAGTACAACCTGGAGAACTTCATGGTTATCAACTGTGTGGCCTTCGACCATGCG GATCCGTCCATCTTCACCGTGCTGACTGCCAAATCCACGCGACCCGGCGTGGCCATTGCCGACTTTGTCATCTTCCCCCCGCGGTGGGGTGTGGCTGACCGCACCTTCCGTCCGCCGTACTATCACC GTAACTGCATGAGCGAATTCATGGGTCTGATCAAAGGCCACTACGAGGCCAAAGAGGAGGGTTTCCAGCCGGGAGGGGCCAGCCTCCACAGCATCATGACTCCGCACGGTCCGGACGGCGAATGCTTTGAGAAGTGCAGCACTGCCGAGCTCAAACCCGAGAGGGTGGCCGAGGGCACCATG GCTTTCATGTTCGAGTCCTCCTTCAGCATGGCAGTGACCAAGTGGGGTCTGCAGACTTGTCAGAGGCTCGACAAGAGCTACTACCAATGCTGGGAAACTCTCCGCAGCCACTTTGACCCCAACTGGAAGCCCAGTAAAAAGTAG